From Fretibacterium sp. OH1220_COT-178, the proteins below share one genomic window:
- a CDS encoding MBL fold metallo-hydrolase, with protein sequence MIVRTLLENTSLSAELGCEHGLSLHIETEGRRILFDTGRTGLFAENAGRMGVDLAAVDLLAISHGHSDHGGGIRTFLSRNASAKIYVSRRAFGDYRLRTAGGESVYIGLDPELRGHPRLVPTDEHTVLGGGLELFSGVRGERFNPSGNRVLLMKEGDRLGPDDFAHEQSLAVTEGGTSVLFAGCAHAGILNILDRFHALKGFMPDHVFGGFHLTNPTDGTRETDETVDAIADALLSTNARFYTGHCTGSEVYERMKRRMGDRLHPIATGGVLVL encoded by the coding sequence ATGATCGTACGCACGCTGCTGGAGAACACCTCGCTGTCCGCGGAGCTGGGCTGCGAGCACGGGCTGAGCCTGCACATCGAGACGGAAGGGCGCAGGATACTCTTCGACACGGGGCGCACCGGGCTCTTCGCGGAGAACGCCGGGAGGATGGGCGTCGACCTCGCCGCGGTCGACCTGCTGGCGATCTCCCACGGGCACTCCGACCACGGCGGCGGCATCCGGACCTTCCTGAGCCGCAACGCCAGCGCCAAGATTTACGTCTCCCGCCGGGCCTTCGGGGACTACCGTCTCCGCACCGCCGGTGGGGAGAGCGTCTACATCGGGCTCGATCCGGAGCTTCGCGGCCATCCGCGCCTCGTCCCGACGGACGAACACACGGTGCTCGGCGGGGGGCTGGAGCTGTTCTCCGGGGTCCGGGGGGAGCGGTTCAATCCGTCCGGCAACCGGGTGCTGCTGATGAAGGAGGGGGACCGTCTCGGGCCGGACGACTTCGCCCACGAGCAGAGCCTGGCGGTCACGGAGGGGGGGACGAGCGTCCTGTTCGCGGGCTGCGCCCACGCCGGGATCCTCAACATCCTGGACCGATTCCACGCGCTAAAGGGGTTCATGCCCGATCACGTGTTCGGAGGCTTCCACCTCACCAACCCGACGGACGGCACCCGCGAGACCGACGAGACCGTCGACGCCATCGCCGACGCCCTGCTGAGCACCAACGCCCGCTTCTACACGGGACACTGCACGGGTTCCGAGGTGTACGAGAGGATGAAGAGGAGGATGGGCGACCGCCTGCACCCCATCGCGACCGGCGGCGTGTTGGTCCTGTGA
- a CDS encoding FGGY-family carbohydrate kinase, translated as MTNAYLCFDAGTQSVKVAVCTAEGETLARSVHPTTLSCPHPGWVEMDADEYLTLALAGMRDCAEQMERKGLDPAGVRAIMGDGIICGIVGVDDSGRAVTPYINYLDSRTGADAEALASRRLEIWGRETGNPDPLCLFPALHARWLLANSEPFRRRGRKFVHNAPYILMHLAGLSAERAFLDWGAMSGWGLGYDVTQKRWSDEQLALLGIDAALMPRIVKPWDIVGTLSEESAARTGFRTGIPVCAGAGDTMQSLLGCGVFEPGHAVDVAGTCSMFCISTGGIVPGLSRRGSGLIFNSGTLSDSYFYWGFVRTGGLALRWFRDGVCGRSGDDGCYAELSEGAARVPAGSGGVRFLPWLTGGPAGHEEVRGCFLNMTLDTDRFVLWRAVLEGIAAEYGDIAETCRAAGTPVDRIIVTEGGSRDALWNQIKADTTRAETVTLETGGALTTNALVAALAAGDILGGEDGLKAALRRTLRVTGHWTPGPRPDLGKIPFANREDRA; from the coding sequence ATGACGAACGCCTATCTTTGCTTCGACGCGGGTACCCAAAGCGTCAAGGTCGCGGTCTGCACGGCGGAGGGCGAGACGCTCGCCCGATCCGTCCATCCGACGACGCTCTCCTGTCCGCACCCCGGCTGGGTCGAGATGGACGCGGACGAGTACCTGACCCTCGCCCTGGCCGGCATGAGGGACTGCGCGGAGCAGATGGAGCGCAAGGGCCTGGACCCCGCTGGCGTCCGGGCCATCATGGGGGACGGCATCATCTGCGGCATCGTGGGGGTGGACGACTCGGGGCGGGCCGTGACGCCCTACATCAACTACCTGGATTCCCGGACGGGAGCGGACGCCGAGGCGCTCGCCTCCCGACGGCTGGAGATCTGGGGACGGGAGACGGGCAACCCCGATCCGCTCTGCCTCTTCCCCGCCCTGCACGCACGCTGGCTTCTGGCCAACTCCGAGCCCTTTCGGAGGAGGGGCCGGAAGTTCGTCCACAACGCCCCCTACATCCTGATGCACCTCGCGGGGCTGAGCGCGGAGCGGGCCTTCCTGGACTGGGGCGCGATGTCCGGGTGGGGCCTGGGCTACGACGTGACACAAAAACGCTGGTCCGACGAGCAGCTGGCCCTGTTGGGGATCGACGCTGCGCTCATGCCCCGGATCGTGAAGCCCTGGGACATCGTCGGGACGCTCTCGGAGGAATCGGCCGCCCGAACGGGCTTTCGCACCGGGATCCCGGTCTGCGCCGGGGCTGGGGACACCATGCAGTCGCTGCTGGGCTGCGGCGTCTTCGAGCCCGGACACGCCGTGGACGTCGCCGGGACCTGCTCCATGTTCTGCATCTCGACGGGCGGCATCGTCCCCGGCCTCAGCCGAAGGGGCAGCGGACTGATCTTCAACAGCGGCACCCTTTCGGACAGCTACTTCTACTGGGGGTTCGTGCGGACGGGAGGGCTGGCCCTGCGCTGGTTCCGCGACGGGGTCTGCGGCCGCTCTGGGGACGACGGCTGCTACGCCGAGCTCAGCGAGGGGGCCGCGCGCGTGCCGGCCGGCTCGGGGGGCGTCCGCTTCCTGCCCTGGCTGACGGGCGGCCCCGCGGGGCACGAGGAGGTGCGCGGCTGCTTCCTGAACATGACGCTCGACACGGACCGGTTCGTCCTCTGGCGCGCCGTGCTGGAGGGCATCGCCGCCGAGTACGGGGACATCGCCGAGACCTGCCGGGCGGCGGGCACGCCTGTGGACCGCATCATCGTGACGGAGGGAGGCAGCCGGGACGCGCTGTGGAACCAGATCAAGGCGGACACGACCCGGGCCGAGACCGTGACTCTGGAGACGGGCGGGGCCCTGACGACCAACGCCCTCGTCGCCGCCCTCGCGGCGGGCGACATTTTAGGCGGGGAGGACGGGCTGAAGGCCGCCCTGCGGCGGACCCTTCGGGTCACCGGACACTGGACCCCGGGCCCCAGGCCGGACCTGGGCAAAATCCCTTTTGCGAATCGGGAGGACCGAGCATGA